One genomic segment of Garra rufa chromosome 13, GarRuf1.0, whole genome shotgun sequence includes these proteins:
- the atf3 gene encoding cyclic AMP-dependent transcription factor ATF-3: MMLQHPGLGPSEISASALVPCLSPPGSLTLDDFTNFAPLVKEELRYAIQNKRLSNGMSTLTTDRACMNTERPTELPVMKREVVPEESERRKRRRERNKIAAAKCRNKKKEKTDNLQKESEKLESINAELKAQIEELKNQKQQLVYMLNLHRPTCIVRAQNGQTPEDERKLFIQQIKESTLQGLNLTISGSTHTSIPTSCGHL; this comes from the exons ATGATGCTTCAGCATCCTGGTTTGGGTCCCTCGGAGATCAGCGCGTCTGCTTTGGTCCCCTGCCTCTCCCCGCCCGGCTCACTCACGCTGGACGACTTCACCAACTTCGCTCCGTTAGTGAAAGAGGAGCTGCGCTACGCCATCCAGAACAAACGCCTGTCCAACGGCATGAGCACCCTGACCACTGACCGAGCGTGTATGAACACAGAACGCCCTACTGAACTACCTGTAATGAAGCGTGAG GTCGTTCCAGAGGAGAGTGAAAGGAGAAAAAGGAGGAGGGAAAGAAACAAAATTGCAGCAGCAAAATGCAGAAACAAGAAAAAGGAGAAAACAGATAATTTACAAAAG gagtCAGAGAAGCTGGAGTCCATCAATGCCGAGTTGAAAGCCCAGATTGAGGAGCTGAAGAACCAGAAGCAGCAGCTAGTTTACATGCTCAACCTGCATAGGCCCACCTGTATCGTCCGTGCACAGAACGGCCAGACCCCTGAAGACGAGAGGAAGCTCTTCATCCAGCAAATCAAAGAGTCCACCCTGCAGGGTCTGAATCTTACCATAAGTGGATCAACGCACACCTCGATACCAACTAGCTGTGGGCATCTCTAA
- the batf3 gene encoding basic leucine zipper transcriptional factor ATF-like 3 yields MSLFNATSNFIRHDAPSLQLFRKSESSDDDEKRLKRREKNRVAAQRSRKRQTQRADELHEAYECLEQENSLLRKEVQLLIEEQQRLSDALKAHEPLCPVLNCGMTSTSRSTGTVPSEFMSR; encoded by the exons ATGTCACTTTTCAATGCGACAAGTAACTTTATTCGACATGATGCTCCATCTTTACAGTTGTTTCGAAAGAGTGAG AGCTCTGATGATGATGAAAAAAGGTTGAAAAGAAGAGAAAAGAACCGAGTTGCTGCACAGAGAAGCCGCAAAAGACAAACCCAGAGAGCTGATGAGTTGCACGAG GCGTATGAATGTCTGGAACAGGAGAACAGCCTGCTGAGGAAGGAAGTCCAGCTTTTGATAGAGGAACAGCAACGCTTGTCTGATGCCCTCAAAGCCCATGAGCCTTTGTGCCCTGTCTTGAACTGTGGTATGACCTCAACATCAAGGTCCACAGGCACAGTACCATCTGAGTTTATGTCTAGATAG
- the nsl1 gene encoding kinetochore-associated protein NSL1 homolog has protein sequence MEDDRESGADCRVNVKSKKHVREQLEKYKDLFKKLLDGQCHISEEDKAKLLQEMVVNFEFTVQENLVIGGLSWDEASEDYCENNESTINDILDEKIVETACKRNSYPKQIRNQVVRSLKAERKLLGLYEQAVKPQELKPDPAQDTVMRNVSSAAPAMFKQASTVMKSLKSLKQAAEGLRQVLDMQPSAESVEIYREVFGSSVGSVCPDLHHRLPSTIKRAASDSEYSTDYVPAPKILQKTDAN, from the exons ATGGAGGACGATCGTGAGAGCGGGGCGGATTGTAGAGTAAATGTCAAGTCGAAAAAACATGTTCGTGAGCAGCTTGAAAAATataaagacttatttaaaaagTTGCTCGACGGCCAATGTCATATTTCTGAAGAAGACAAGGCCAAACTGCTGCAAGAAATGGTTGTG AACTTTGAATTCACAGTGCAAGAAAATCTCGTTATTGGTGGCTTGTCATGGGACGAGGCGTCAGAGGATTATTGTGAGA ACAATGAGAGCACAATAAATGACATTCTGGATGAGAAAATAGTAGAGACCGCCTGCAAACGCAACTCTTATCCGAAGCAGATACGCAACCAGGTTGTGCGATCATTAAAAGCAGAGAGGAAACTTCTG GGGTTGTATGAACAAGCTGTGAAGCCACAAGAGCTAAAGCCAGACCCAGCTCAAG ACACTGTCATGAGAAATGTATCCTCTGCTGCACCTGCAATGTTCAAACAAGCCAGTACGGTTATGAAG TCTCTGAAAAGTCTGAAGCAGGCAGCCGAGGGCTTGCGTCAAGTACTTGACATGCAGCCTTCAGCGGAGTCGGTAGAAATCTACAGAGAAGTATTCGGCAGCTCAGTAGGAAGCGTCTGTCCAGACCTTCACCACAGGCTTCCCTCCACCATCAAAAGAGCTGCATCTGATTCAGAATACAGTACCGACTATGTTCCTGCTCCAAAAATTCTCCAAAAGACTGATGCAAATTAA
- the tatdn3 gene encoding putative deoxyribonuclease tatdn3 produces MKRTSGLITCFIYKFTPGQHIFIYNVTHIMARGFIDCHCHLSANEFTQDIDDVLLRAKQAGVQALVAVTERASEFEKVIQLSKTYPGFVFPCFGIHPLQGSGQDLQSVKIQDLEPFLSLFQKYRDDIVAVGEIGLDFTPWFANTAQERDEQIKVFMKQLEISKELDLPVNVHSRSAAKVTIATMKELGISQALLHNFAGKPSVAMEGVQAGFCFSFPPAVSKNEQRAKLIKQIPLEHICLETDSPALGTDKHVRNEPGNIMICCEYIAKVKGISSDVVMEVTTQNALRLFSKLKS; encoded by the exons ATGAAAAGAACGAGTGGTTTAATTACATGTTTTATTTACAAGTTTACACCTGGtcaacatatttttatatataacgtTACTCACATCATGGCAAGAGGGTTTATTGACTGTCACTGTCACCTGTCAGCAAATGAGTTTACACAG GACATTGATGATGTACTTCTAAGAGCTAAACAG GCTGGAGTGCAAGCGCTTGTGGCAGTTACAGAGCGAGCCAGTGAGTTTGAGAAAGTTATTCAGCTGTCAAAAAC CTATCCTGGTTTTGTGTTTCCTTGTTTTGGCATTCATCCCCTTCAAGGATCAGGGCAAGACTTGCAGAGTGTCAAGATACAG GACCTGGAGCCGTTCCTTTCGTTGTTCCAGAAGTACAGAGATGATATTGTTGCCGTCGGGGAG ATTGGTCTTGACTTTACCCCCTGGTTTGCAAATACTGCTCAAGAGCGTGACGAACAGATAAAAGTCTTTATGAAACAACTTGAAATATCTAAAGAACTGGATTTGCCAGT GAATGTACATTCCCGCTCAGCAGCCAAGGTTACTATAGCCACAATGAAAGAACTAG GGATAAGTCAAGCATTGTTGCATAATTTTGCCGGGAAGCCATCGGTTGCTATGGAAGGGGTTCAGGCTGGATTCTGCTTCTCCTTTCCGCCTGCCGTCAGCAAAAACGAGCAG AGAGCAAAATTAATCAAACAGATTCCACTGGAACACATTTGCCTTGAGACAGATTCTCCAGCCTTGGGGACTGACAAACAT GTTAGAAATGAGCCTGGAAACATAATGATCTGCTGTGAATACATTGCAAAAGTTAAAGGAATATCTTCAGATGTAGTTATGGAAGTCACAACACAAAATGCCCTTCGGCTGTTTTCCAAGTTAAAAAGCTAG
- the spata45 gene encoding spermatogenesis-associated protein 45, giving the protein MSNSKQAQLYEFNMQRESWCRVETTSRFWNLPERKHFRRHLQNTCDFGALQTARPEQRSSWMEINNINTRHPERRHFEDICKIGLNCV; this is encoded by the coding sequence ATGTCTAATTCTAAGCAAGCCCAACTGTACGAGTTTAATATGCAAAGGGAGTCGTGGTGTCGCGTGGAAACGACCAGTAGATTCTGGAATTTACCTGAAAGGAAACACTTCCGTCGTCACCTCCAGAACACCTGTGACTTCGGCGCGCTGCAGACCGCGCGTCCCGAGCAGCGGTCCTCCTGGATGGAGATCAACAACATCAACACCAGACATCCCGAGCGAAGACACTTTGAAGACATCTGTAAGATCGGTCTTAACTGCGTTTGA